From the Fusobacterium sp. IOR10 genome, the window CTGGATAATATCTACAAGCTTCTAATACATTAAAAAATCCTTCCACATTACTTTTAATATATACATCTGGATTTTCTATTGAATATCTCACCCCTGCTTGAGCTGCAAGATTCACAACAATATTTGGTTTTTCAACTTTAAATATTTCAAGTATCTTTTCTTTATTTGAAATATCTTCTCGCGTAAATTTAAAGTTTTCATATTTTTTTAAAATACCCAGTCTTGCATGCTTTAAATTAACATCATAATAATCATTAATATTATCTATTCCTATTACAGTTTCACCCTTTTCTAATAATTTTTTTGATAGATAATATCCTATAAATCCAGCTGCACCTGTTATTAAATATTTTTTATTCATACCTACACCTATCTTCCTATTGAATAATATTCTATATTATTTTCTTTCATTTCTTCCACACTATATATATTTCTTCCATCATATACTAAAGGAGTTCTCATTAATTTAAAATCCTTTGCTTTTAAGTCTCTAATATCTTTCCATTCTGTAAATACAAAACATACATTTGCACCTTCTAGAGCTTTCTGTATACTATCAACGTATGTGATATTTCCATTTGATATTTTACCTTGTGGATATTTTTTATTAAAATTATCCTTTCCAACTGGATCATAAGCATAAATATCTGCTCCTGCTTCTAGTAATAAAGGTATATTTTCTAGGGATGGAGCTTCTCTTAAATCATCAGTTCCTGGTTTAAATGTAAGACCTAGTACTGCTACCTTTAGGTCGTTAAAAGTTATTAATCTCTTTGATGCCTTTTCAAATAGTTTTATTTTTTGTTTTTTATTTATAGCAACTGCAGCTTCAACTGTTTTTAATTCATAATTGTTTTGTTTTGCAAGATAAGCTAGAGCCTTTGTATCCTTTGGAAAACAAGATCCTCCAAAACCTATACCTGCATTTAAAAATCTTGCTCCTATTCGCTCATCATAACTCATTCCCTTAGCTACATCTTGAATATTAGCTCCAACAAGCTCGCATAAATTAGCAATGTCATTCATATATGATATTTTCAAAGCTAGGAAATCATTTGATGCATATTTTATCATTTCTGCTGATCTTCTATTTACAGAAACTATAGGAAGATTAAATGGTTTGTATATTCCCATTAACATATCCTCTGCCCATTTACTTTCTGTTCCTATTATTATTCTAGCTGCATACAAAGTATCTTTAACTGCACTACCTTGAGCTAGGAATTCAGGATTAGACGCAACTTCTACCCGTACATCATTAACTAGAAAATCATGTATAAATTGTTCAACCTTATCATTTGTTCCAATAGGCACTGTTGATTTTACAACAACTAAACAATCCTTTGTTATATTTTCAGCGATTTCCCTTGCAACTTCAGCAATATATGTAAGATTAGCTGCTCCATTTGGAAGTTCTGGTGTTCCTACACCTATGAATATTGCATCAGCTTCTGAATATGCTTTCGCAGCATTAGTAGTATAGTGTAATCTTCCTTCACTATAGTTCTTTTGCATAAGTTCCTCTAAGCCAGATTCATAAATTGGAGAAACTCCACTTTCCATTAATTTAACTTTTTCTTCATCAATATCTACACAAGTAACCATATGTCCTCTTTCAGCAAAACAAACCCCTGCCACAAGACCAACATATCCAGTTCCTGCCACTGCTATTTTGTACATAACTAACTCCTTGTATTTTTTATTTTATAGCTTCTAAATATTTATCAACTACTATATTTACATCAAATTCTTTTTCTACTTTCTTTCTTCCATTTTTTCCCAATTGCTTCCTTTCTTCAGTTGAAAGTTTTAAGAATTTCTCTATGTTTTCAACCATTCCCTGTACATCTTTAGGTTCTGATAAAAAACCATTATATTTATCTTGAACTATATCCTTACATCCTACATTATTTGTTGTAATTATAGGTTTCCCCATAGCTGCACTTTCTATTAAGGAACAAGGGACTCCCTCTCTATAATAGGAAGGAAAGATTATACAATCTGCATTTTTTATTTGTTCTGTTACATCCTTTGAAGTTCCAATATATTTTATATTACTTTCTTTTTCCCAATTTCCTAACTCATTTTTTGAAATATGTCCTGGTTCATCTTCATATACTTTTCCAAGTAATCTAAATTCAACATTTTCATATTTTTTAAAAACTTCCTTTGATATTTCATTTAATATTCTAACACCTTTATTTTCAGAAATTCTGCCAAGATACAAAAATACTATTTTATCATTTTTTTCTGTATTTTCCATAGGTTTAAATCTATTTAAATCAACACCTGATCCTGGTAATCTTCCACAAATATTTCTTTGAATTAAATTATTTTCTAGAAATAAATTCATGTCATCATCATTTTGAAAAAAAACTTTTTTAGGAAATTTAAATGCTATTTTATACAAGAATTTAACCATAGTGTTTACTAAACTTTTCCTACTAAATACATCTCCTAAACCTGTAACATTATTTATTGTAGGAATTCCTAATATTTTAGCTGCAATAGTTCCATAAATATTTGGCTTTATTGTATAATGAAATATATAATCTGGTTTTTCTTCTTTATATACTTTTATATAATTTAATAAAAGTTTCATATCATTAATTGGATTAGTCCCCCTTCTATCAATACTAGATTCTATAAATTTCCATCCATTTTTCTCTATATCCTTACTTGAGCTATCTTTTCCTGCTAAGCAAACTATATTGTATTTATTATCTGATAATGTTTTCATTAATTCATATCTGAAATTATATAAAACAAAAGAATTATTTGCATTTAATAAGATTTTCATCTTTTACCACCAATCATCCTTCTTATTCCCTCTTCATATCTTATTTTAGGAATATAATTTAATTTCTTTCTTGTTAGTTTATTTTCAAATTGCAAACTTCCATATAGTCTTACCATTATATTTGGTTTGATTTTTGTAAGTAGCCAGAAAAATGGTTGTATTAATTTTATGTTAATTCTTTTTTTGTTTATTCCCTTTTCTATACCTTCATATATTTCCTTTAATGAAATATTTTTTTCATCTAATGGTAAGAAAACACCTTCTTTTTCAGTATCTATTACAAGGGATGTTAAATACATTAAATTTTCTATATTAACTAAGCTTCTTCTATTTTTATCATAGTTAAATGGTAACATTGGTAATTTTTCTATTAGCTTTATAAGGCTTTGCATATTACCTTTAACACCCTGCCCGTATACCATAGGAGGCCTTATTACAGAAACTTTAAAATTAGTATCTTCTAAAATTCTAAGTATTTTCTCTGCTTCCCATTTACTTTCCCCATATGGATCATTTTTAGGATTACACTGGCTTTCTTCATTTAATACCATACTATGATTATGTAAATCTCCATCATAGCCATATACCTTTACAGTACTATAAAAAACAAAATGTTTAACTTTATTTTTCTTTGCATTTTCTGCAACTCTTTTAGTAAGATCTGTATTAACCTCAAAATATTTTTCCCTAGGAGCTCCATTCATTTGATGAACCAAAGCTGCCAAATGAAGAATTGTATCAACTCTCTCATAATTTAATTCCTCTGGAGAAGTTTTTAATAAATCTACCTGTATTATATTGTATTTATCTTCATATCTTTTTATAAAGTTACTTCCTATAAATCCTGAAGCTCCAGTTATCATAAGAGTTTTCTTTTTATCCATTAATATTCAACTCCTATCTTACCTACTATTTCATCCTTCTTTTTTAATAAATCTGTGTCCTTTACCACTTGTTCATTTTTTATTTTATTTAATATTTTTAAAAATGTTCCTATTATTAAGAATATATCATTCCAAAAATTTCTTGTTTGTACATAATAAAGATTTAAATCTATTTTATATGGCATTATCTGCTCTATATAAAATTTTTCCCTATCTTTTACTTGATCCATTAGATATTCCTCATCTGAAAATACTATACTAGCTGGGCTAGATATTCCACTTCTCACCTTAAATATCCCCTTATCCCTATCTGAATAATATTTAAGTCTTCTAGGTAACTCTGGTCTTGGACCTATAAAGGACATATCCCCCTTTAGTATATTAAAAAGTTGAGGTAGTTCGTCTATCTTTGTTTTTCTTACAAATCTTCCAATGGGAGTTATAGCCAAGCTGTTTCCACCTACTTGTATTCCCACACCATCTTTGTCAAAATCTGTTCTCATACTTCTAAATTTATATATTGTAAATTCTCTCAATCCCATAGTTAGTCTTTTTTGACTAAAAAGTATTGGTCCCTTTGATGTTAATTTAATAATAATTCCAACTACAACCATTAAAGGTAGGAAAAATATTATTCCTAAAAAAGAAACTATCACATCAAATATTCTTTTTAATAACATAATCTCCCCCTTAGTTATACTCAACTTCCCTGTATGTTGTTATCATCTCATGCATTACTTCTTTTACTTTATCTTTACTTTCTAATTTTATTACATCTCTAAATTTATCCAAATAATAGTCTATATCTATGCTATCATCTGTCATCTTTGTTATAAATATCTTATTATTTTCTGTTTTTATAGCAGCCTTTGTATCATAAAGTAGTTCCTCATATAGTTTTTCTCCTGGACGAAGACCTACTATTTCTATTCCAACCTTTGCATTTGATAGCTTTATCATATTCCTTGCTAGATCCATAATCTTTACAGATTTTCCCATGTCAAGGATGAATAACTCTCCCCCTGTACCAAGTCTTCCAGCTTCTATAACTAATCTACTTGCCTCTGGTATTGTCATAAAGTATCTTGTTATATCCCTATGTGTTACCCTTAGGTTCTTACCCTCTGCTATTAGAGATTTAAATATTGGAATAACTGATCCATTACTACCAAGTACATTTCCAAATCTTACTGCCATAAACTTTGTCTTACTTTCCTTATTCTTATTTTCAACTATTAGCTCACAGGCTCTTTTAGTAGCTCCCATAACATTAGTTGGATTAACTGCCTTATCTGTGGATATCATTACAAATTTATCAACACCACATTCATCAACAACATCAACTAAGTTTTTAGTTCCAAATACATTATTCTTTACAGCTTCCTCAGGGTTATGCTCCATTAAAGGCACATGTTTGTGAGCTGCTGCGTGAAATACAATATCTGGCATATATTTTTTAAATACTTCTCTTAATTTCTTTTTATCCCTAATACTACAAATCTCACTTGTTAAATCAATATTAGGATAATGCCTTTGTATTTCAAGTTCTAGTAAATACAATGAATTTTCATTAATATCTATGTTTATTAATTTTTTAGGATTATATTTTGCAATCTGTCTTGAAAGCTCTGAACCTATGCTTCCTCCACCACCTGTTATAATGATTGTTTTCCCACCTAAAAAATTATGTAATCCACTGTCATCAAAGGTCTGTTCTTCCCTTCCAAGCAAATCATATATATCAATATTTCTAACTTGATCTGTTAGAGATTCTCCATTTAATATATCTGAAACATATGGAAGTATCTTTATTTCAAGTCCTTCTACATTTTTTATTCTATTATATATGGAATTTATTTTCTCTGCATTCATTGAAGGGATAGCTAGTATAAAGGTTTTTATTTTTAATTCTGATATTATATCTATAGCTTCTTTTCTACTTCCAAAAACACGAACTCCATTTATTGACACTGATATTTTTTTAGGATCATCATCTAAAAATCCACATATTTTATATGGGAAATTTTGATTTAATCTACTTTCATGAAGTAGTGCAAGACCAGCTTCCCCAGCTCCGTATATTAAAGCCTTTCTTTTATTAGTGTTCTTTTTTGTCTTATTTGAATATCTTTCTTTTTTCTGAACTCTAAAGAAAAATCTTGCTAACAGTTGCATACTTGTTGAAAAAACAAAGAGCAAAAACACAAACTTGAAAATTAAATTATTTCCACATAATAAAAGAACCCCAGTAATAAAGGCTGAAATTATATTAATAAATACTAGGGTAAGCACATCCCTAGTATCTGTATAACTCCAGCTTACTGCGATTCCATTTTCTATTGATGATATAAAGAAGCAAATTACCAAATACATAAAAACTATTATTTTATTTTCACTATTAACATTATCATAAAGCACTAAACTTGTAAGTATCCCTGCAAAAATAATAATAAATACATCTAACAAAACTTTTATTATTGTTCTTTTATTTTTAAGTATTCTTCCCATAATACACTCCCCTTGTGTAAAATTACATTAGTTTTCTAATAGCTTTTACATTCTACTCCCTTGACATTCAGTTGTCAAGTATTTGGTAAGCTAAAGTATCTTTTTATTTTGCTCCGTAAGCTGTTGTAACTGTTCCGTCTACAACATCCATTGGAGGTTGCACTGTTGGATGTTCTTCTCCAACTACTGGTGCACTCTTATCTGGCATTAAAGCATCCACAAAGGAATCACCTAATCCTTGAGCTGCTGCTATACCAAGTTGTGAAACATCACTTTTTTTCAAAAAAAGTATTTGATGATCAGCTACCCTTTCAACTTTAACTTCATTTCCTACCATTCCTAAAATTATGTATTCTACCTTTTCTGCTCCAAAGGAAACACTTGCTAAAACTGCAAATATCATTATTATTTTTTTCATAAACTGCCTCCCATATTAATTACAATTTAAAACATACACAAACAGAACCTATAAAAGATATTTTATCTTCTTCTCTTTCCTTTGTTAAATCATAAACCCCTGCAGTTACTGAAAGCGGAAAATGAGGAAAAGGTACAAGTCCTACCCCTGCACTTACAATATCAGAAGAATAATCTGCTATTAAACTAACTTGTGGCATTATATATATTGCCCCTGAAACAAAGGGATATATTTTATCCTTTTTATCTCCTGTTTCATTTACCTTTGCAAAATTATTGTTTCCTGCTCCCACTGTAAATACCATTGGAGCTGTGTCATTTGGAAGTAATTTAGTTACTGCTAGATACATGCTAGGACTTGTATCATGATCTCCTCCATTGTCGTGCCATATATTAATATTATCCATCCCAACAGCAACACCTATTAACTGTTCTCTAAAATTATGACCTGCTGAAATATTTAAAGATCCTCTGTTAAAAGCTCCACCATCAACAGGATTAATACTTCCTATTCCAAGGGAAATAGTTCCCCCTATTTTATCACTGTCTCCATATCCCATCCCAACACTTAGTCCACCATCTGTATCATCCTTGTCTGTTATCCCAGAAAGCCCTATATAACCTCCACCAGCTCCTCCTGCCATACCAGAAGGTACATTTAAACTAAAACTTGGTATAGAGCATTCCTCTGCGAAATTACCACATTTACAAATTTCAAATTTTTTAGTTTCATCTCCAACACCTAGTGCCATTGTACTTAAAGCTGCTAAACCTATGATAATCTTTTGGTATCTTTTCATATTACTCCCCCTTCAAGATTTTAACTACACTTTCTTTATTTATTTGTCTAGTGGGATACACACCCATTATTATACCTATTCCTAAGGATAAGATTAAACTAACAGATATTTGAAAGAACCTAAATACAGGATGTATACCTATTAGTTTTCCAATTATCATGCTTCCTGTAATCCCTAGAACTATTCCTGCAAAACTGCCTATTATGGATATTGTTAAAGCTTCCAATATAAATACCATTATAATATTATTTATCTTCATTCCCATGGCCCTAAGTATTCCAATATGCTTGCTTCTTCCCCTTACATTGTTTCCTATTAGATTAAGTATTCCAAAGGCTCCAAGGGCAAGGGATACAAAGGCTATTAAACTTAGTGTTCTATTTACCATTACTTTTATTTTTTCAATTCTCTTGTATACTGCAGGGGTTTCAAGTAATTTTAAATTACTGTTTCCCCCTCTATATTTATTTAATTTTTTAATAAAGAAATTTGCATAATCATTTGGATTTTCCCCCTTGTAAAAGGAGATAATCATAGAATTATATTTGTAAATACCAAATAATTCTTGAAATTCCCTTTGGGACATTATTATTCTATTTCCCTTTTTCATTAGTTCAAAGGGATTTTTTTCTTCGTACATATCTTCAATTAAAAATCTTCTTTCATAGGAATTTACATTTAGCTTTATTATTTCACCTATATTTTTATCCTTGAACTGATTTTTATCAATTATAACTTCATTTTCATTTAAGTCCCTTAGACCTAAGGTTCTCAAAGCTTTTTTAGAATAGGCAATAAAGATAGTATTATCCTGTTCCACCCTTCCCTTTGGAAATACTGTATATTCCACAACAGGATAATTTTCAACCATATCCATGTCCCATTTAGATAGAGTATCTCCCCCTATCATTATTCTATTTCCCCCAAGGGATGATAGATTTTGTTCTATTACAATTTTTCCCCCTAGGGAAATTGATAAAGTTATAATTAAGGATGTAATCCCAAGTGTAACTGCTAAAAATGGAAATACTGCCTTTTTTTATTTCCCAGTATGAATTTTAAAGCTAACCAAAGTTCCATTTACTTCACAACCTTTACCTTTTCTCCCACTCTAACCTTAAAAGGATTTACTATAACTTCTGTTCCTATTGGCAAGTTTAAAACTTCATAGTTGTTTAAACTTCTAGCACCAATTTCAACTTCTGTTTTTTCTGCTAGTCCATCTTTAATTATATACACAAAGTATTTCCCATTTTCTTCTAAAACTGAGAAATTACTTATAACTGGTACATTGGATTTTTCCTTTTTAGATATTTCAACATCTGCTATAAAGCCAGGTTTTAAATCATTTTCCCCTGTTATTCCTATTTCAACTGACACTATTTTATTATTTCCCCTTTGGCTTTCCATAGCTGAAGATGAAACCTTATTTACATAACCTTCATAGGTATTTTTTTTCTTAGAATCTCTAGTTGTTATAACTGCCTTTTGTCCCTTTTCCAAAGTTTCTGCTTCATATGAAGGAACCTCTAACACAACTCTATTTTCTCCCTTAGTTGCAATTGCAAGAAGTCTTTCCCCTGGGGAAATAACACTACCTTCAACTACATCTATCTTTACTATAACACCTGAAATTGTTGATTTAAGAGGTTCCTTTAACTGTTCTTCCCTTAGGGTTAAAGTGTCCCTTTGTAATTTTAATTTTGATAGTTCTGATTTTATTTTAGCCTCGTCAATATTAAGCTGTCTTCTAAGACTCTCATAACTTACTGTCATTAAGTTATATTTTTGTTTGTTTAATTGTAATTTAGTTTTTAATTCATCATATTCCATCATTTTCCCACTTGCTTCTATTGAAGATACACCATCTTCAGCTAAAAGTTTTTCATAGGTTTTTGCTTGTTTTTCAATAACTGGCAATTTTTTGCTGTCATTTTTTATTAATTCCTCTAGGGATTTTATTTCTAATATTTTATTATCTAGCTCTAATTTCAATGTTCCTGAATTTAAATCAGCTATTCTAAGTTCTGCATTTTCAATGTCAAGGGCATTTATCTTCATTTGCTTTTCATTTTCAAATAAACTTTTCTTTGAGAAGAATAGTAGTTCAGTTCCCTCTTCTACCTCTTCTCCTTCCCTTGCAACTATTCTTTCCACAACTGCTGGAGCTTCTATATACAATGGAACTAACTCCCCTGGAATAACAGTTCCACTATATGTCCCTGCATCTGAAAGGGCTCCTATCTCAATTTTTTCAACCTTTACTTCCTTGGTGTTTATTGGGTCAACCCTTAAAAAAAGATATCCTGTAACTAAAACAATAACAGCAATCACTTCTATTTTTCTTCTATTTAAATTAAACATTTACATACCTGCCTTATTTATATATATTTTCAAATTCCATTGTAGCAATTACTAAATTTCTAACCATTTCATAATAATCTGCCTCTGCAGTTCTATAACTATTTACAGAATTTAAATAATCAAATGTAGTGATTAGCCCGTTTTCATATCTCATATTATCTATTTTTACATTTTCCTTTAAATAGGCGACTTCTTCCTTAGAAGCTAAAGTTCTTCCATAAAGAGCTTGAACCTTTCTCTCTCTACTTTCTGTTTCTAGTTCTATACCTTTCATATTGTCTTCATACTCTAGCTTTGCCTTTTCATATGCCCATCTTTTTTGGCTCACACTATCTAGTGTTGCACCCCATGCAAATGTCCAACTAAATCCAACTTGTAAATAGAATCTATCATCTGAGTCTCTTTTTTCAAGGTAGGCATCTCCACTTGAATCGTATAATTTATCTTGATACTGGAATGTAGGTTCAATATAGAATACAGGGTACATATCTGCCTTAGCTATTTTTAGATCGTACTGTGCAATTTCCACCTTTAGTTTTTCCTTTTCCCCTAAAGTTGTCATTTCTATTTCTTTTCCATATTTTTCTTGTATGTTAGTATTTCCTTCCATGAACTCTTTTAAATTAAAGTCCATATTTGAATACTCAGTGTCAAGGGGATAGTTTAGAATTTTACTAAGTTCTCCCATGGCAAGCTTTTCTTTTCTTATATTTTCTAGCTTTAAACTTTCATTTCTCTTTATATTAGCTTCAACTTTTAAAAGCTCTGATTTAGGAATAAGTTTTCCCCCTGTGAACAAAACCTCTAATCTTCTTCTTTGACTTTCCAAGGCCTGTATTGTTAAATCAGATATTTCAACTTGTCTTTTGTAGTTTAAAGCTTCAAAATATTTAGAAACTGCCATTTCTTCCACAGCATTTTTAACTAACACTTGATCATGTTCTGCCATGCTATAGTTAGCCTTTGCCTTTTTGTATGTATTTACATTTTTTCCCCCAACAAAAATTGGAATGTACGCTGTTACTTCATTTGCTCCAAAACCATAATCTTTAACAACTTCCCAGTCCTCTTCAGCTGAAAACTTTATTGGAGGTAGCATTAAGTTCTTTAAAGCCTTGTCCTTTGATTTCCTTTGAATATTTTTTTCCAAATCTTGGATCTTAATTTCATTATTTGCTGTTCTTGCCCTTTGAATTACATCTTCCACACTTAATTCCATTGGATAACTTTTTAAAAATAAAGCAAAGAACCCCATTAAAAGACAATATTTTTTCATTCTTACTAATCTCCCCCCTGGTTTTAAAATTAATATCTTCATTCATTATTATTTTTCTTGGATTTTCCTTAGTTAATTGAATAAATCTTTCTTCTCCAACTATTTTTTTTAATTTCTTCAAATATGTTGATACTTCATAGTCTCTGCTTCCAACCCTATGGGCATCTGTTGCAACAACATTAATATATCCATTTTTCAAAAGGAATCTAACCTTTTTACTCATGTGGCTAACTGTATTAAGGTTCATTTGAAACACAACTTTTTTATCTATTAGTTCCATAAACTCTTGAAATTTTATATATGGATATCTTTCCACATGGGCAAGTACTGGTATGTACCCCTTATATAATAATGAATCTATTATTTTTATGTAAGCTTTAAACACAAGGGGAAAGGAAAATTCAACTAATATGTATCTGCTGCTATTTATAGTGTTCACATTATTTAGTGCTCTGAAAATATCCCCTTTTAGATCTAACTCGTTTCCCTTGTATAAAGTAATTGGAAGTTTTCTTTTTAGAACTTCCCCTTGTAATATTTCAAAATTTTTATTATAATTTTCATTCTCAAATTTATGAATTTTATAGTGAGTTGAACATACTATTCCACTGTATCCTAAACCTATAGCCTTTTCAATGTGTTCTATGGATTCTTCTAAGTTTCTAGCTCCATCGTCCACAGCAAACAATATATGAGAATGAATATCTATCATTTTCTTCTTCCTTTCAAATCCCCTGTAATTTGTTTTTTATATTCTTTTTTAAATCTATGCACAAGTTTTTCAAATTTAGTCATTTTCTTATGCCTATGCTCTTGGCTAGTTCTTACAGTACCATCTTCATAATACTCCTTGTAGTATGAATAATAGTTATTGTAGTATCCATAATTTCCATAGGATAAACCTGACTTATCAACTTTATTTACAACAAATCCATAAATATTTGCATGGGCATTACCTAACATTTCCCTTGCAAATTCAAGCTCTTTTTTAGCAACTTGATCGTATCCTACTACAACTACAACTCCGTCAACAAATTTAGAAAGTAAAACTGAATCTGATGCCACTGCTATTGGTGGATTATCAAGAACTATTGTATTGTAGTGTGGGCTTAAAGAATCTAGAATTTCATCTATTTTATCACTTGAAAATAGTTCTGTAACCCCATCTGTTATATGTTTAGACGGTAGTATGTCCAAATTAGGAATTACATCCTTTAATATTACATCTTCAACTGATACTTTTCCCAAAATAACTGACTCTAAACCATTTTTAAATTTTACCCCAAAGCTTTCATGGGCTCTAGGTCTTCTTATATCGCAATCAATAAGTAGTGCTTTTTTCCCTGTGGAAGCAACACTTGCTGCATAGTTAGATGATAAAAAAGATTTTCCCTCATTTGGAATAACACTGGTAAATAGAATTTTTCTTCCTACTTCCTTTTCATTTAAGAAACTTAAATTTGTTCTTAAGGTTCTAAGGGCTTC encodes:
- a CDS encoding UDP-glucose/GDP-mannose dehydrogenase family protein; its protein translation is MYKIAVAGTGYVGLVAGVCFAERGHMVTCVDIDEEKVKLMESGVSPIYESGLEELMQKNYSEGRLHYTTNAAKAYSEADAIFIGVGTPELPNGAANLTYIAEVAREIAENITKDCLVVVKSTVPIGTNDKVEQFIHDFLVNDVRVEVASNPEFLAQGSAVKDTLYAARIIIGTESKWAEDMLMGIYKPFNLPIVSVNRRSAEMIKYASNDFLALKISYMNDIANLCELVGANIQDVAKGMSYDERIGARFLNAGIGFGGSCFPKDTKALAYLAKQNNYELKTVEAAVAINKKQKIKLFEKASKRLITFNDLKVAVLGLTFKPGTDDLREAPSLENIPLLLEAGADIYAYDPVGKDNFNKKYPQGKISNGNITYVDSIQKALEGANVCFVFTEWKDIRDLKAKDFKLMRTPLVYDGRNIYSVEEMKENNIEYYSIGR
- a CDS encoding glycosyltransferase family 4 protein translates to MKILLNANNSFVLYNFRYELMKTLSDNKYNIVCLAGKDSSSKDIEKNGWKFIESSIDRRGTNPINDMKLLLNYIKVYKEEKPDYIFHYTIKPNIYGTIAAKILGIPTINNVTGLGDVFSRKSLVNTMVKFLYKIAFKFPKKVFFQNDDDMNLFLENNLIQRNICGRLPGSGVDLNRFKPMENTEKNDKIVFLYLGRISENKGVRILNEISKEVFKKYENVEFRLLGKVYEDEPGHISKNELGNWEKESNIKYIGTSKDVTEQIKNADCIIFPSYYREGVPCSLIESAAMGKPIITTNNVGCKDIVQDKYNGFLSEPKDVQGMVENIEKFLKLSTEERKQLGKNGRKKVEKEFDVNIVVDKYLEAIK
- a CDS encoding NAD-dependent epimerase/dehydratase family protein, with amino-acid sequence MDKKKTLMITGASGFIGSNFIKRYEDKYNIIQVDLLKTSPEELNYERVDTILHLAALVHQMNGAPREKYFEVNTDLTKRVAENAKKNKVKHFVFYSTVKVYGYDGDLHNHSMVLNEESQCNPKNDPYGESKWEAEKILRILEDTNFKVSVIRPPMVYGQGVKGNMQSLIKLIEKLPMLPFNYDKNRRSLVNIENLMYLTSLVIDTEKEGVFLPLDEKNISLKEIYEGIEKGINKKRINIKLIQPFFWLLTKIKPNIMVRLYGSLQFENKLTRKKLNYIPKIRYEEGIRRMIGGKR
- a CDS encoding sugar transferase, translated to MLLKRIFDVIVSFLGIIFFLPLMVVVGIIIKLTSKGPILFSQKRLTMGLREFTIYKFRSMRTDFDKDGVGIQVGGNSLAITPIGRFVRKTKIDELPQLFNILKGDMSFIGPRPELPRRLKYYSDRDKGIFKVRSGISSPASIVFSDEEYLMDQVKDREKFYIEQIMPYKIDLNLYYVQTRNFWNDIFLIIGTFLKILNKIKNEQVVKDTDLLKKKDEIVGKIGVEY
- a CDS encoding nucleoside-diphosphate sugar epimerase/dehydratase; translated protein: MGRILKNKRTIIKVLLDVFIIIFAGILTSLVLYDNVNSENKIIVFMYLVICFFISSIENGIAVSWSYTDTRDVLTLVFINIISAFITGVLLLCGNNLIFKFVFLLFVFSTSMQLLARFFFRVQKKERYSNKTKKNTNKRKALIYGAGEAGLALLHESRLNQNFPYKICGFLDDDPKKISVSINGVRVFGSRKEAIDIISELKIKTFILAIPSMNAEKINSIYNRIKNVEGLEIKILPYVSDILNGESLTDQVRNIDIYDLLGREEQTFDDSGLHNFLGGKTIIITGGGGSIGSELSRQIAKYNPKKLINIDINENSLYLLELEIQRHYPNIDLTSEICSIRDKKKLREVFKKYMPDIVFHAAAHKHVPLMEHNPEEAVKNNVFGTKNLVDVVDECGVDKFVMISTDKAVNPTNVMGATKRACELIVENKNKESKTKFMAVRFGNVLGSNGSVIPIFKSLIAEGKNLRVTHRDITRYFMTIPEASRLVIEAGRLGTGGELFILDMGKSVKIMDLARNMIKLSNAKVGIEIVGLRPGEKLYEELLYDTKAAIKTENNKIFITKMTDDSIDIDYYLDKFRDVIKLESKDKVKEVMHEMITTYREVEYN
- a CDS encoding ABC transporter permease, producing MIGGDTLSKWDMDMVENYPVVEYTVFPKGRVEQDNTIFIAYSKKALRTLGLRDLNENEVIIDKNQFKDKNIGEIIKLNVNSYERRFLIEDMYEEKNPFELMKKGNRIIMSQREFQELFGIYKYNSMIISFYKGENPNDYANFFIKKLNKYRGGNSNLKLLETPAVYKRIEKIKVMVNRTLSLIAFVSLALGAFGILNLIGNNVRGRSKHIGILRAMGMKINNIIMVFILEALTISIIGSFAGIVLGITGSMIIGKLIGIHPVFRFFQISVSLILSLGIGIIMGVYPTRQINKESVVKILKGE
- a CDS encoding efflux RND transporter periplasmic adaptor subunit; translation: MFNLNRRKIEVIAVIVLVTGYLFLRVDPINTKEVKVEKIEIGALSDAGTYSGTVIPGELVPLYIEAPAVVERIVAREGEEVEEGTELLFFSKKSLFENEKQMKINALDIENAELRIADLNSGTLKLELDNKILEIKSLEELIKNDSKKLPVIEKQAKTYEKLLAEDGVSSIEASGKMMEYDELKTKLQLNKQKYNLMTVSYESLRRQLNIDEAKIKSELSKLKLQRDTLTLREEQLKEPLKSTISGVIVKIDVVEGSVISPGERLLAIATKGENRVVLEVPSYEAETLEKGQKAVITTRDSKKKNTYEGYVNKVSSSAMESQRGNNKIVSVEIGITGENDLKPGFIADVEISKKEKSNVPVISNFSVLEENGKYFVYIIKDGLAEKTEVEIGARSLNNYEVLNLPIGTEVIVNPFKVRVGEKVKVVK